From a region of the Cherax quadricarinatus isolate ZL_2023a chromosome 77, ASM3850222v1, whole genome shotgun sequence genome:
- the LOC128705300 gene encoding zinc finger protein 271 yields the protein MSIHTDDKPFRCPKCLKVFADQSDLITHMRKHEGEKRPLCLECVRGFPEHDDLVKHMKTHAGDKKYQCNLCDKDFTQKINLVTHMRTHTGEKPFQCSICLKNFVKKDYLATHMRTHTGEKPYQCTVCLKDFSQKCNLITHMRIHTGNKPHQCPECHKDFPHKYYLVTHMRSHTGEKPYQCTECSKGFSKKSVLVKHMRIHTGEKPYQCSVCAKDFSEKSVMVKHLRIHTGQKPYPCSVCQKEFSQKTYLEIHMRTHTGKKPYQCSVCLRGFTQKNNLTMHMRTHTGEKPYLCSLCGKEFSRQNDLARHEKTHEGETV from the coding sequence ATGAGTATTCATACAGATGACAAGCCTTTCAGATGTCCAAAATGTTTAAAAGTTTTTGCAGATCAATCTGATCTTATAACACACATGAGAAAGCACGAGGGAGAGAAACGTCCTCTGTGTCTAGAATGTGTCAGAGGTTTTCCAGAACACGATGACTTAGTTAAACACATGAAGACTCATGCTGGGGACAAAAAATATCAGTGTAACTTATGTGATAAAGACTTTACACAGAAAATTAATCTTGTAACACATATGAGAACTCATACAGGGGAAAAGCCATTTCAGTGTTCAATATGTCTGAAAAACTTTGTTAAAAAAGATTACTTAGCAAcacacatgagaactcatacaggagagaaaccatatcagtgtacTGTATGTTTAAAGGATTTTTCACAAAAGTGTAATTTAATAACACACATGAGAATACATACAGGAAACAAACCCCATCAGTGTCCAGAGTGTCATAAAGATTTTCCACATAAATATTATCTTGTAACACACATGAGAtctcacacaggagagaaaccatatcagtgtacaGAGTGTTCAAAAGGATTTTCCAAAAAATCTGTTCTTGTAAAACATatgagaattcatactggagagaaaccatatcaatgttctgtATGTGCAAAAGACTTCTCAGAAAAAAGTGTTATGGTAAAACATTTAAGAATTCATACTGGACAGAAACCATACCCATGTTCAGTATGTCAAAAAGAATTCTCACAAAAAACTTATTTGGAAATACATATGAGAACTCATACAGGAaagaagccatatcagtgttcagtgtgccTAAGAGGCTTTACCCAAAAAAATAATTTAACAATGCACATGAGaacacatactggagagaaaccgtATCTTTGTTCATTGTGTGGGAAAGAGTTTTCACGACAGAATGATTTAGCAAGACATGAAAAAACTCATGAAGGAGAAACTGTATAA